A window of the Ostrea edulis chromosome 1, xbOstEdul1.1, whole genome shotgun sequence genome harbors these coding sequences:
- the LOC125664869 gene encoding complement C1q tumor necrosis factor-related protein 6-like has translation MFWNPILRISLLVLLVPLILCEKVSPKPGLKGFREDYKSITETCQAVGFIKKCQSITGKSMVDFDVRLRKHKRNLGKGSKVVFEKVDLNEGHGYDASSGVFTAPHRGLYVFDWTTLAWQGKSAYTSLIVNGSYKSWNHCYDGTSKIWLPCSKMTVVKLKQGDKVWIGVSSGTADIYQQYTSFSGYKL, from the exons ATGTTTTGGAACCCGATTTTGAGAATATCCCTATTGGTACTCCTGGTACCTTTGATATTGTGTGAGAAAGTATCACCGAAACCCGGCCTGAAAGGATTCAGAGAGGATTACAAAAGTATTACGGAAACTTGTCAGGCTGTTGGATTTATCAAAAAGTGTCAAAGTATCACTG GTAAATCTATGGTTGACTTTGATGTCCGATTGcgaaagcataagaggaatctTGGCAAAGGTTCAAAGGTTGTTTTTGAGAAAGTGGACCTGAATGAGGGACATGGATATGACGCTTCCTCGGGAGTCTTCACGGCCCCTCACAGAGGACTTTATGTATTTGACTGGACAACTCTGGCTTGGCAAGGCAAATCTGCTTACACGTCCCTCATTGTAAATGGCTCGTATAAGTCATGGAATCACTGTTATGACGGTACCTCCAAAATATGGCTCCCTTGCAGCAAGATGACGGTGGTAAAGCTGAAACAAGGAGATAAAGTTTGGATTGGAGTTTCCAGTGGAACTGCAGACATATATCAACAATACACTTCATTTTCTggttataaactgtaa